Proteins encoded by one window of Actinocorallia herbida:
- a CDS encoding DUF3616 domain-containing protein, whose product MIAARQIELVFGTDSRAAETHVNLSAVRHDGRCLWLAGDETATIERLTEVRGPDGTVTGYDGQVTYRLADFVDLPAGPEEEADLEGLASGDGWLWAVGSHSLKRKRVKLGHSPAKSRKRLATVVREENRYILVRIPLETDADGLPTPVRKAADGRRAEVLGGRDDSLAELLADDPHLGPFFAIPSKDNGVDVEGVALHGDRIYVGFRGPVLRGWAALVEVWPESDPESPGRMRLRALNGEHYHTHFLDLDGLGIRDLCPDGDDLLVLAGPSMALSGPVRLFRWRDAVRATAPAFVPDLDRLGDLPHGQGEDHAEGIAVIDDSLLVVYDSPAATRHTEAGGILADFFPRP is encoded by the coding sequence GTGATCGCAGCACGTCAGATCGAGCTCGTCTTCGGCACCGACAGCCGGGCGGCCGAGACCCATGTCAACCTGTCCGCGGTGCGCCACGACGGCCGATGCCTGTGGCTCGCCGGCGACGAGACCGCCACGATCGAGCGGCTGACGGAGGTGCGCGGCCCGGACGGCACGGTCACCGGGTACGACGGCCAGGTCACCTACCGGCTCGCCGACTTCGTCGACCTGCCCGCGGGGCCGGAGGAGGAGGCCGACCTCGAGGGGCTGGCCAGCGGCGACGGCTGGCTGTGGGCCGTCGGGTCGCACAGCCTCAAGCGCAAGCGGGTCAAGCTCGGACATTCACCGGCCAAGTCCCGCAAACGCCTCGCGACCGTCGTGCGCGAGGAGAACCGGTACATCCTCGTGCGGATCCCCTTGGAGACCGACGCGGACGGGCTGCCGACGCCGGTCCGGAAGGCCGCCGACGGGCGCCGCGCCGAGGTGCTCGGCGGCCGCGACGACTCGCTCGCCGAACTCCTCGCCGACGATCCGCACCTCGGGCCGTTCTTCGCGATCCCGTCGAAGGACAACGGGGTCGACGTCGAGGGCGTCGCGCTGCACGGCGACCGGATCTACGTGGGGTTCCGCGGCCCGGTGCTGCGCGGCTGGGCCGCGCTGGTCGAGGTCTGGCCCGAGTCCGACCCCGAATCCCCCGGACGAATGCGGCTGCGCGCGCTCAACGGCGAGCACTACCACACGCACTTCCTCGACCTCGACGGCCTGGGCATCCGCGACCTGTGCCCCGACGGTGACGACCTCCTGGTGCTGGCCGGGCCCTCCATGGCCCTGAGCGGCCCCGTACGCCTCTTCCGCTGGCGCGACGCGGTCCGGGCGACCGCCCCCGCCTTCGTGCCCGACCTGGACCGTCTGGGCGACCTCCCCCACGGCCAGGGCGAAGACCACGCCGAAGGCATCGCCGTCATCGACGACTCCCTCCTGGTCGTCTATGACAGCCCCGCCGCCACCCGCCACACCGAGGCAGGCGGCATCCTCGCCGACTTCTTCCCCCGGCCCTGA
- a CDS encoding HAMP domain-containing protein, whose protein sequence is MPRTTALDSRLDRNPRYSDADLEPLLLALTRLRDGDFREHAAPVAGADGAIAAGMLLVDQIRERAAHQHHELVRVRKEVSREGRIEERLAQGTGVGSWAGSVDATNALLDTLTGQSTAMARVVEAVASGDLSQKVELRWGGRQLRGELLRMARSVNLMVDQLDEFTSEVTQVAREVGIEGRLGGQASLRGMSGRWRDVTSAVNTMAGRLTAQVRDIAVVTTAVAKGDLTRQVTVEAAGELQELKLTVNTMVDQLSAFADEVTRVAREVGTEGRLGGQANVRGVSGVWKDLTDNVNNMASNLTSQVRGIAGVATAVAKGDLSRKITVDAQGEILELKLTLNTMVDQLSAFADEVTRVAREVGTEGNLGGQAQVRGVSGVWKDLTDNVNFMATNLTYQVRNIAQVTKAVAYGDLSKKITVNAQGEILELKDTVNTMVDTLSAFADEVTRVAREVGTEGNLGGQANVRGVSGVWKDLTENVNNMATNLTGQVRSIAQVATAVAQGDLTRKIDVDAQGEILELKLTLNTMVDQLSAFADEVTRVAREVGTEGRLGGQAQVRGVSGVWKDLTENVNNMATNLTGQVRNIAQVTTAVAHGDLTRKIDVDARGEILELKTTINTMVDTLSSFASEVTRVAREVGSEGRLGGQAEVAGVSGTWKRLTESVNELASNLTTQVRAIAEVASGVASGDLTREIDVAARGEVAELKDNVNLMVANLRETTRANKEQDWLKTNLARITGLMQGHRDLLQVAQLIVNELTPTVGAQFGALYLAKDAELVLTAGYGLPAGSEGRGRFQVGEGLVGQVAEERRAILVHKVPRGYLRITSGLGEAPPASVIVMPVVFEHQLLGVIELATFDGFTDVHLDFFDQFTETMGVTINAIIATTRTAALLEESQRLTRELQERSDELQRQQAELRRSNTELEEKAALLAKQNRAIEIQNFEIEQARRTLEERAEQLAVSSRYKSEFLANMSHELRTPLNSLLVLAKLLSENGEGNLTAKQVEFARTIHDSGTDLLQLINDILDLEKVEAGKMDVHPQPLELRRLVEYVDATFRPLAVDQGLGFDVRIEPGTPQMLVADEQRLQQVLRNLLSNAVKFTEEGEVKLVIEEASPSEVASPTLQGAEGLLAFRIADTGIGISEDKLQLIFEAFQQADGTTSRRYGGTGLGLSISRNIARLLSGEIRVVSRPGEGSTFSLYLPVEFDGQIPEALPPLPPVPPAFLPRTPAPVLAGLPDDEAPAEYNDVVLTGRKVLIVDDDVRNVFALTSVLEGYGMEVLYAEDGQAGIDVLQHNADVALVLMDVMMPGLDGYATTAAIREMPQFADLPIVIITAKVMQGDREDSLASGASDYVPKPVDVDHLLGVMRTWLQRTEASE, encoded by the coding sequence ATGCCTCGGACCACCGCTTTGGATTCACGGCTCGACCGGAACCCCCGGTACAGCGACGCCGATCTGGAGCCGTTGCTGCTGGCGCTGACCCGGCTGCGCGATGGGGACTTCCGGGAGCACGCGGCGCCCGTGGCGGGGGCCGACGGCGCGATCGCGGCCGGGATGCTGCTGGTGGACCAGATCCGGGAGCGGGCCGCGCACCAGCACCACGAGCTCGTGCGGGTGCGCAAGGAGGTGTCGCGTGAGGGCCGGATCGAGGAGAGGCTGGCGCAGGGCACGGGCGTCGGGTCGTGGGCGGGCTCGGTGGACGCCACGAACGCCCTGCTGGACACGCTGACGGGCCAGTCGACGGCGATGGCCAGGGTCGTGGAGGCGGTCGCGTCGGGCGACCTGTCGCAGAAGGTCGAGCTGCGCTGGGGCGGCCGGCAGCTGCGCGGCGAGCTGCTGCGGATGGCCCGCTCGGTGAACCTGATGGTCGATCAGCTCGACGAGTTCACCTCCGAGGTGACGCAGGTCGCGCGCGAGGTCGGCATCGAGGGCCGGCTGGGCGGGCAGGCGTCGCTGCGCGGGATGTCGGGCCGCTGGCGGGACGTCACCAGCGCGGTGAACACGATGGCCGGGCGGCTGACGGCGCAGGTCCGCGACATCGCCGTGGTGACGACCGCGGTGGCCAAGGGCGACCTGACCCGCCAGGTGACGGTCGAGGCCGCGGGCGAGCTCCAGGAGCTGAAGCTCACGGTCAACACGATGGTCGACCAGCTGTCGGCCTTCGCCGACGAGGTCACCCGCGTCGCCCGAGAGGTCGGCACCGAGGGACGGCTCGGAGGCCAGGCCAACGTACGCGGGGTGTCGGGGGTCTGGAAGGACCTCACCGACAACGTCAACAACATGGCGTCGAACCTGACGAGCCAGGTGCGCGGCATCGCGGGCGTGGCCACCGCGGTGGCGAAGGGCGACCTGAGCCGGAAGATCACGGTCGACGCGCAGGGCGAGATCCTGGAGCTGAAGCTCACCCTGAACACGATGGTCGACCAGCTCTCCGCCTTCGCCGACGAGGTCACCCGCGTCGCCCGAGAGGTCGGCACCGAAGGCAACCTCGGCGGGCAGGCCCAGGTGCGCGGCGTCTCGGGCGTCTGGAAGGACCTCACCGACAACGTCAACTTCATGGCGACGAACCTGACCTACCAGGTGCGCAACATCGCCCAGGTCACCAAGGCCGTGGCCTACGGCGACCTGTCGAAGAAGATCACGGTGAACGCGCAGGGCGAGATCCTGGAGCTCAAGGACACCGTCAACACGATGGTCGACACGCTGTCGGCCTTCGCCGACGAGGTCACCCGCGTCGCCCGAGAGGTCGGCACCGAAGGCAACCTCGGCGGGCAGGCCAACGTACGCGGCGTCTCGGGCGTCTGGAAGGACCTCACCGAGAACGTCAACAACATGGCCACCAACCTCACCGGCCAGGTCCGCAGCATCGCGCAGGTGGCGACCGCGGTGGCGCAGGGCGACCTCACCCGCAAGATCGACGTCGACGCGCAGGGCGAGATCCTGGAGCTGAAGCTCACCCTGAACACGATGGTCGACCAGCTGTCGGCCTTCGCCGACGAGGTCACCCGCGTCGCCCGAGAGGTCGGCACCGAGGGACGGCTCGGAGGCCAGGCGCAGGTACGGGGCGTCTCGGGGGTCTGGAAGGACCTCACCGAGAACGTCAACAACATGGCCACCAACCTCACCGGCCAGGTCCGCAACATCGCGCAGGTCACCACCGCCGTCGCGCACGGCGACCTCACCCGCAAGATCGACGTCGACGCGCGCGGCGAGATCCTCGAGCTCAAGACCACCATCAACACGATGGTCGACACGCTGTCGTCGTTCGCCTCCGAGGTCACCCGAGTGGCCCGCGAGGTCGGCTCGGAAGGCCGCCTGGGCGGCCAGGCCGAGGTCGCGGGCGTGTCGGGCACCTGGAAGCGGCTGACCGAGAGCGTCAACGAACTCGCGTCGAACCTCACCACGCAGGTCCGCGCGATCGCCGAGGTCGCGTCCGGCGTGGCCAGCGGCGACCTCACGCGGGAGATCGACGTGGCGGCGCGCGGCGAGGTCGCGGAGCTGAAGGACAACGTCAACCTGATGGTGGCCAACCTCAGGGAGACGACGCGGGCGAACAAGGAGCAGGACTGGCTGAAGACCAACCTGGCCCGCATCACCGGTCTCATGCAGGGCCACCGCGACCTGCTCCAGGTGGCCCAGCTCATCGTCAACGAGCTGACGCCGACCGTCGGCGCCCAGTTCGGCGCGCTGTACCTCGCCAAGGACGCCGAGCTGGTGCTGACGGCCGGGTACGGGCTTCCGGCGGGCAGCGAGGGCAGGGGCCGGTTCCAGGTCGGCGAGGGGCTCGTCGGGCAGGTCGCCGAGGAGCGCCGCGCGATCCTCGTGCACAAGGTGCCGCGGGGTTATCTGCGGATCACCTCGGGGCTGGGCGAGGCGCCTCCCGCGAGCGTGATCGTCATGCCCGTGGTGTTCGAGCACCAGCTGCTCGGCGTGATCGAGCTCGCCACGTTCGACGGGTTCACCGACGTCCACCTGGACTTCTTCGACCAGTTCACCGAGACGATGGGCGTCACGATCAACGCCATCATCGCCACCACGCGGACGGCGGCGCTGCTGGAGGAGTCGCAGCGGCTCACCCGCGAGCTCCAGGAGCGCTCGGACGAGCTCCAGCGCCAGCAGGCCGAGCTGCGCCGCTCCAACACCGAGCTGGAGGAGAAGGCGGCGCTGCTGGCCAAGCAGAACCGCGCGATCGAGATCCAGAACTTCGAGATCGAGCAGGCGCGGCGCACCCTGGAGGAGCGCGCCGAGCAGCTCGCGGTGTCCTCGCGCTACAAGTCGGAGTTCCTGGCGAACATGAGCCACGAGCTGCGCACGCCGCTGAACAGCCTGCTGGTGCTGGCCAAGCTGCTGTCGGAGAACGGCGAGGGCAACCTGACGGCCAAGCAGGTCGAGTTCGCGCGGACCATCCACGACTCGGGCACCGACCTGCTCCAGCTCATCAACGACATCCTCGACCTGGAGAAGGTCGAGGCGGGCAAGATGGACGTGCATCCGCAGCCGCTGGAGCTGCGCAGGCTCGTGGAGTACGTGGACGCGACCTTCCGGCCGCTCGCGGTCGACCAGGGGCTGGGCTTCGACGTGCGGATCGAGCCGGGCACGCCGCAGATGCTGGTGGCCGACGAGCAGCGCCTCCAGCAGGTGCTGCGCAACCTCCTGTCGAACGCGGTGAAGTTCACCGAGGAGGGCGAGGTCAAGCTCGTCATCGAGGAGGCGTCCCCGTCCGAGGTCGCCTCGCCGACGCTCCAGGGCGCCGAAGGGCTCCTGGCGTTCCGGATCGCGGACACCGGCATCGGCATCAGCGAGGACAAGCTCCAGCTCATCTTCGAGGCGTTCCAGCAGGCCGACGGCACGACGAGCCGCAGGTACGGCGGCACCGGCCTCGGCCTGTCGATCAGCCGGAACATCGCGCGGCTGCTCAGCGGCGAGATCCGGGTGGTGAGCCGGCCCGGCGAGGGCTCGACGTTCTCGCTGTACCTGCCCGTGGAGTTCGACGGGCAGATCCCCGAGGCGCTGCCTCCGCTGCCCCCGGTCCCGCCCGCCTTCCTGCCGCGGACTCCCGCGCCCGTCCTCGCGGGGCTCCCCGACGACGAGGCGCCCGCCGAGTACAACGACGTGGTCCTCACCGGGCGCAAGGTGCTCATCGTGGACGACGACGTGCGCAACGTCTTCGCTCTCACGAGCGTCCTCGAGGGCTACGGGATGGAGGTCCTCTACGCCGAGGACGGGCAGGCCGGGATCGACGTGCTCCAGCACAACGCGGACGTGGCGCTGGTCCTCATGGACGTGATGATGCCGGGCCTCGACGGGTACGCCACGACCGCGGCCATCCGGGAGATGCCGCAGTTCGCGGACTTGCCGATCGTCATCATCACCGCCAAGGTGATGCAGGGGGACCGGGAGGACAGCCTGGCCTCCGGCGCGTCGGACTATGTGCCCAAGCCCGTCGACGTCGACCATCTGCTGGGCGTGATGCGCACGTGGCTCCAGCGCACGGAGGCGAGTGAGTGA